In Rhodanobacter denitrificans, the sequence CAGGCGGATGTGCCGCTGTCCTCGGCCAACAGCATCAGCCTCGGCCGCCTGCTGCCGCAGATGAGCTACTACGCGCACGCCGCGCTGGGCTGGTGGCGCGAACACGGCACGCCGCTCAACTTCATCGTGCCCACCGGCAATCTCGGCAACGCGCTGGCCTGCCTGTGGGTGCGCGAACTGGGCCTGCCGGTCGGCGAGGTGCGGCTGGCCTGCAACGCGAACGCCACCCTGCCCGAGTTCTTCGCCGGCGCCGACTATCGCCCGCGCGAAGCCATCGCCACTCTCGCCAACGCGATGGACGTCGGCGCGCCCAGCAACTTCGAGCGGCTGCGCTGGACCTTCCCGAATGAATCCGCGTTGCGCCAGCTGCTGCAAGCGCACAGCGTGGACGACGCCACCATCCGCCACACCATCGCCGCTCACGCCCGCGAGCACGGCGAGCTGTTCTGTCCGCACACCGCCACCGCAATGCACCTGCTCGACCGCCTGCGCGCGGAGGGCGACACGGCGCCATGGGCGGTGGTCGCCACCGCGCATCCGGCCAAGTTCGAGAACGTGGTGGCGCCACTGCTCGACCACCCGCTCGCCGTGCCCCCCGCGCTGGCCGCGATGCTGGCACGCGGCGCTAGTGCCGAACCGCTGGCGGCCAGCGAGATCGCCCTGCGGAGCCGGCTGCTGCTCTCGTGAAATATTCCGCGTCTCGCCCGGCAAGACCGTCTGGACATCTGGACGTCCAAAGCAGGCCGATCGACGATTTCAAACGAAACTGTTGACGCCGCCACACGAAGTGCCC encodes:
- the thrC gene encoding threonine synthase, which produces MREPLRYHSTRSSTETVPLGQAIAAGLAPDGGLYVPEALPRLDPAAFDPRGRLADTAATLLAPFFAGDVLADALPAICAEALSFDTPLRALPAHPHAAMLELFHGPTSAFKDIGARFLAACLRRLPRRDARPLTILVATSGDTGAAVAAAFHRQPNVRVVILYPDGLVSPRQAHQLGCFGDNVTALRVAGRFDDCQRMVKAALNDAALQADVPLSSANSISLGRLLPQMSYYAHAALGWWREHGTPLNFIVPTGNLGNALACLWVRELGLPVGEVRLACNANATLPEFFAGADYRPREAIATLANAMDVGAPSNFERLRWTFPNESALRQLLQAHSVDDATIRHTIAAHAREHGELFCPHTATAMHLLDRLRAEGDTAPWAVVATAHPAKFENVVAPLLDHPLAVPPALAAMLARGASAEPLAASEIALRSRLLLS